A genomic window from Levilactobacillus yonginensis includes:
- a CDS encoding EAL domain-containing protein, which translates to MYRFFVQPQINAVTQKLAGYELLLRSYCHDYWVTPTDFTALPMDQQVSLSYQEITNILKDHHDNPEISFNLNRKQFMDPQTIGHMIHLKKSIKQLHLTVELTETPSLAELHRYVPLYRVFHIQLSLDDVGTDNPWCAAVQAALPFMDSIKFAMQNFRLQHRQAELMDSLNAWRKIADMYQLKLTVEGVENEDDVALAQHYNAQMTQGYFYSKPVPYCAG; encoded by the coding sequence ATGTATCGATTCTTCGTTCAACCGCAAATTAACGCGGTCACACAAAAATTAGCGGGCTACGAACTGTTATTACGTTCGTACTGCCACGACTACTGGGTCACGCCAACTGATTTTACGGCCCTACCGATGGACCAGCAGGTCTCCTTGTCCTATCAGGAGATTACGAACATCCTGAAGGACCATCACGACAACCCTGAGATTTCATTTAACCTAAATCGCAAACAATTTATGGATCCCCAGACTATTGGGCACATGATCCATCTTAAAAAATCAATTAAGCAGCTCCACCTGACCGTTGAACTAACGGAGACGCCATCATTGGCAGAGCTACACCGGTACGTGCCCCTGTACCGGGTCTTCCACATTCAATTGAGTCTAGATGACGTGGGTACTGACAATCCGTGGTGTGCAGCGGTTCAAGCGGCACTGCCGTTTATGGACAGTATCAAGTTCGCCATGCAAAACTTTCGGTTGCAACACCGACAGGCGGAACTCATGGATAGCTTGAACGCTTGGCGTAAGATTGCCGACATGTATCAGCTAAAACTGACCGTCGAGGGCGTTGAAAACGAGGACGACGTCGCCCTAGCCCAGCACTACAATGCCCAGATGACCCAAGGGTACTTTTATAGTAAACCGGTGCCTTACTGCGCTGGGTAA
- a CDS encoding AEC family transporter has product MSVLKAVESTFTNAAIISSITSTIFIILLGFFLRRRGTFGENFGKVLTKVALSVAIPALAFNSFMQPMDGDAFKQGMGVLVWGIVIYILLIFVTPFMYQRYVKGEREVLAILTTFGSTTFFGIPIVGAVYGAKGVMYSSIFNIGYRIFLYSYAYIKMSGLKMEGKNIKKMFANPIVIATFLGLFMWLGQHLVPQVTVHAAINGVQQTGMTTVAFYRIDQTALWIFKPLTYLANLSSPLAWLAIGVTLGSISFKDAAEDKTPWYYAFNKVIIVPLLNLILLWVLDITGILPLSFTAVATIVVMMATPTAAVASAYAISFDREAVMSSNASFISTICAVVMMPIWIAILTVINGLGIFH; this is encoded by the coding sequence ATGAGCGTGCTTAAAGCAGTTGAATCTACATTCACAAATGCAGCAATTATTAGTTCCATTACTTCTACCATTTTCATTATCCTATTAGGCTTCTTCCTCCGTCGGCGGGGAACTTTCGGCGAAAACTTTGGAAAGGTTTTGACCAAGGTTGCCCTGAGCGTGGCTATCCCAGCTCTGGCCTTTAATTCATTCATGCAACCCATGGATGGCGATGCCTTCAAGCAAGGTATGGGCGTCTTAGTTTGGGGGATTGTGATTTATATTCTTTTGATTTTTGTTACCCCATTTATGTACCAACGTTATGTTAAGGGAGAACGTGAAGTCTTAGCTATCTTAACCACTTTCGGTTCAACCACTTTCTTCGGTATTCCCATCGTTGGGGCCGTTTACGGTGCCAAGGGGGTTATGTACAGTTCCATCTTCAACATTGGTTACCGGATCTTCCTTTACTCTTACGCCTACATCAAGATGTCTGGCCTGAAGATGGAAGGTAAGAACATTAAGAAAATGTTCGCCAACCCAATCGTTATCGCTACTTTCTTAGGTCTGTTCATGTGGCTCGGTCAACACCTGGTTCCTCAAGTAACGGTTCACGCCGCTATCAATGGGGTTCAACAAACCGGCATGACGACCGTGGCGTTCTACCGAATTGATCAAACAGCGCTTTGGATCTTTAAGCCACTGACTTACTTAGCTAACCTGTCTTCACCATTAGCTTGGTTGGCAATTGGTGTTACCTTAGGATCAATTTCCTTCAAGGACGCTGCCGAGGACAAGACGCCTTGGTACTACGCCTTCAACAAGGTTATCATCGTGCCATTATTGAACCTAATTTTGCTTTGGGTGCTCGACATCACGGGTATCCTGCCACTGAGTTTCACGGCCGTTGCAACAATCGTTGTCATGATGGCAACACCAACTGCCGCCGTTGCTTCCGCTTACGCTATTAGTTTTGACCGTGAAGCCGTTATGTCTTCCAACGCGTCCTTTATTTCGACCATCTGT
- a CDS encoding peptide ABC transporter substrate-binding protein has translation MKKKGTVLAVAAVIGLTLAGCGSQSSSSSSTGKYAAKQELNWTESSELASSDLAQATDTLSFTVLQNTQEGLYRLNSKGVPANALATSTKVTNGGKTYTFNLRKGAKWSNGDTVTAKDFVYSWQRTLDPKTASQDAFYLYQVKNAEAVNKGKKSLSALGIKADGKYKLTVQLTKPVSYFKKLLAWPLFYPLNENAVNKFGKKYGTSSATTVYNGPFRLTEWNGTGKSWTLAKNKTYWDKQAVHLDKINEQVTESTTTSYNLYNAKKTDETLLSGQQIKNNKNSKDFVKRLPTGSQRLDLNQKKVAAFKNTNVRKALSLAIDRNQLVNDVLQDGSIASKGFVPAGMGNNPKTGEAFNKEAYVKSGVSYNLKQAKSLLAKGLKQTGDKKLDVTLSVSDTDTSKQTAEFVQSSLEKLPNVKVTIKTVPYVQLITQQNNGNYELTLAGWQSVFADPINFLDVFEANSSYNTTGWKNTQFDKLLDEAENQDGNKPTTRWNKLVKAEKVLINDQGTIPLYQAAKSQLLRSSVKSIVYNGAGVPYDFKTTYIAK, from the coding sequence ATGAAGAAAAAGGGAACAGTTTTAGCAGTTGCAGCAGTTATTGGCTTAACGTTAGCTGGTTGTGGGAGTCAGTCTAGCAGTAGTAGTTCCACCGGCAAGTATGCCGCCAAGCAGGAGTTGAACTGGACGGAGTCTTCCGAACTCGCCTCCTCCGACCTGGCCCAAGCTACCGATACCCTAAGTTTCACGGTCTTGCAAAACACGCAGGAAGGTCTCTACCGCTTGAACAGTAAAGGCGTTCCCGCCAATGCCCTGGCCACAAGCACCAAGGTCACCAACGGCGGCAAGACCTACACTTTCAACCTACGCAAGGGTGCCAAGTGGTCCAACGGTGACACCGTGACCGCCAAGGATTTCGTTTATTCCTGGCAACGGACACTGGACCCCAAGACCGCTTCACAAGACGCTTTCTACCTCTACCAAGTCAAGAATGCTGAAGCCGTCAACAAGGGAAAGAAGTCGCTCAGTGCTTTAGGTATCAAGGCCGATGGCAAATACAAGCTGACCGTACAACTGACCAAACCCGTTTCCTACTTCAAAAAACTACTGGCTTGGCCGCTCTTCTACCCGTTGAATGAAAATGCCGTCAACAAGTTCGGCAAGAAGTACGGGACCAGCTCCGCTACCACAGTCTACAACGGCCCATTCCGTTTGACCGAGTGGAACGGAACTGGTAAGTCCTGGACATTAGCTAAGAACAAGACCTACTGGGACAAACAAGCCGTTCACTTGGATAAGATCAACGAGCAAGTGACCGAATCCACCACGACCAGTTACAACCTGTACAATGCCAAGAAGACCGATGAAACGCTCCTAAGTGGTCAACAGATCAAGAACAACAAGAACAGTAAGGATTTCGTTAAACGCCTCCCTACTGGTTCCCAACGGTTGGATCTAAACCAAAAGAAAGTAGCTGCCTTCAAGAACACCAATGTCCGCAAGGCTCTCTCCTTAGCCATTGACCGGAACCAATTGGTCAATGACGTTCTACAAGATGGCTCCATTGCCTCCAAGGGCTTCGTTCCAGCTGGCATGGGCAACAATCCTAAGACTGGTGAGGCTTTCAACAAGGAAGCCTACGTGAAATCTGGCGTTTCCTACAACTTGAAGCAAGCTAAGAGCCTGTTAGCCAAAGGCTTGAAACAAACCGGTGATAAGAAGCTTGACGTGACCCTGTCCGTTTCCGACACCGATACCAGCAAGCAAACCGCTGAATTCGTTCAAAGTTCCCTCGAAAAGTTACCAAACGTTAAAGTCACCATCAAGACCGTCCCTTACGTGCAATTGATTACCCAACAAAACAACGGAAACTACGAACTGACCTTAGCCGGCTGGCAATCCGTTTTCGCCGACCCAATCAACTTCTTGGACGTCTTCGAAGCCAACTCCAGCTACAACACAACTGGTTGGAAGAATACCCAATTTGATAAACTCCTCGATGAAGCCGAAAACCAAGACGGCAACAAGCCAACAACGCGTTGGAACAAGTTGGTCAAGGCTGAAAAGGTGCTGATCAACGACCAAGGAACGATTCCACTGTACCAAGCTGCTAAATCACAACTGTTACGCAGCAGCGTCAAGAGCATTGTGTACAACGGTGCCGGTGTCCCTTACGATTTCAAGACGACCTACATCGCCAAGTAA